GATCGGGCAGCGGTCGACGAAGCGGCAACCGGGATACGAGCGATCCGGCGTCGGCACTTCGCCCGATAGCACGATCCGCCGCCGCTGCCGCTGAGCGATCGGATCCGGAATCGGGGCCGCCGAGAGCAATGCCTGCGTGTAGGGATGCTGCGGCTGGCGGTAGAGCGCGCGGGCGTCGGCCATTTCGACGATCCGGCCCAAATACATCACGCCAATGCGACTGGAAATGTGCCGCACGACCGACAAATCGTGCGCGATGAACAGATACGCCAATCCCAGCCGGCGCTGCAAATCCACCAGCAAATTGATCACCTGCGCTTGAATCGAAACATCGAGCGCCGACACCGGCTCGTCGCAAACGATCAGTTGCGGATCGACGGCCAATGCACGGGCAATGCCGATCCGCTGCCGCTGCCCGCCGGAGAATTCGTGCGGATACCGATTCGCATCGCGGGGATTCAGCCCGACCATGTCCAACAGCCGCAGCACTTCGAGCTTACGGCGCCGCGTCTCGTGCAATTTGAAGATTCGCATCGGCTCGGCGATGATCCGGCCGACGGACATGCGCGGATTGAGCGAAGCGAACGGGTCTTGAAAGATCATCTGAACCTGCCGGCGAAACGGGCCCGCGCGCCGGCCGTCGAGTCCGTCGATGCGCGATCCCTTCCACAGCACCTCGCCCGACGTGACCGGCACGAGATTCAGGATCGCCCGAGCGAGCGTCGACTTGCCGCAGCCAGATTCGCCGACCAAGCCAAGCGTTTCGCCGGCGCAAATCGTGAAGCTCACGCCATCAACGGCTCGCAC
This Pirellulales bacterium DNA region includes the following protein-coding sequences:
- a CDS encoding oligopeptide/dipeptide ABC transporter ATP-binding protein; its protein translation is MIESAAPLLEVRDLAVHFPFVRGPMFHRVHGAVRAVDGVSFTICAGETLGLVGESGCGKSTLARAILNLVPVTSGEVLWKGSRIDGLDGRRAGPFRRQVQMIFQDPFASLNPRMSVGRIIAEPMRIFKLHETRRRKLEVLRLLDMVGLNPRDANRYPHEFSGGQRQRIGIARALAVDPQLIVCDEPVSALDVSIQAQVINLLVDLQRRLGLAYLFIAHDLSVVRHISSRIGVMYLGRIVEMADARALYRQPQHPYTQALLSAAPIPDPIAQRQRRRIVLSGEVPTPDRSYPGCRFVDRCPIAEPRCANTPPELEGAGQKVACLVANERRNAKAATPTSG